One Triticum dicoccoides isolate Atlit2015 ecotype Zavitan chromosome 3B, WEW_v2.0, whole genome shotgun sequence genomic window, CACCCACAAAGCCCCTACGTACAATCTTCATGGTTTCTCATCACCCGCGTTGCACCCTTCGCCCAAAATCCGCTTCACCTTGTCGAACATCTCCTGTATCTGCTTCCTGGAATGCAGAGGAGAAGGGTACATGCACGCGCAGTCCAGCTGCCCGTCCCTGACAGAGTCGAACACGCCGATCGACGGGCCGATGCCGTGCACGGTGGCGCAGCCGACGTACTCCTCCACGCCGGCCTTGCTCTGCAGGTCGGACAGGCCGTCGTAGGTTGCCGGCTCCTCGAACACGGAGACGAGCGCAGTGCGGAGCGCGGAGGCCGTCGTCAGCTGCGGGTTCTCGATGGCCCGGCACATGAGGAAGTTGAGGTCGGCGGTGTCGGTGAGGTGCTTCTTGCTGTTCTTGGCACTGATGTAGGAATCGTGGCACCTCTTGGCCAGCTCCCACAGCCCCTCCTCTCCGTGTATCTTGTGGGTGTTGGTGATGGCAGAGTAGAAGAACCCTGCAACAGTACGATTAACAGTGTCAGAGCTGTTGGGTTTGACGATTTGAAGATTTCTCCAAGCTACCATATCAGCTCGATCACACCACACCACACAATAGTATGATAAAATGTTAAGAGTTGCTTGCTTAAGGGCTCACCAACGTTGTGATCGTCCAAAGCTGGCTCAAGAAACTGGCGGCAGTTGATCAGGGTCGCCACAGAGTACGTCTCCTGCTGGCCACTGTCCAGCTTCTTAGATTGCCGTGCAGCTAGCAGCGTCGCGGCAGCCATGGCCGAGCAAAGCTTCACCCCGTTCTCCTTGCACGCCTAGATGACAATGTGCGAACTATCAGTAATCTACTAATCCGTATGTGTGCAGATCAAATGTAGGAGTAACATCTATCAGTGATCTGAAGCGAACTCACATCGAGCAGGCGCGTCGTCTCCTCGCGGCCGAACGCGAGGCGCACCACCTGCGTCGACCTCGCCG contains:
- the LOC119277686 gene encoding uncharacterized protein LOC119277686 encodes the protein MDPGKEQTGTPEPGAAAWRTRAVCGTEYSWCRAVPGGTGTTLLALRLSRRGAAAAEAAVRSLQSAHPVLRAHIRAASTSSPTLALPSPAPRLALAPQPSALDFDSLLERELNSNPWAAENGPDGAPVLFAALYELPPPAGGAALFVRIHTAACDRAASAALLRELLAHLGGAGDPEEEEEAAVEAGLEDRIPQKDAWKPFWARGVDMVGYSINGLRTSTLPFVETGTARSTQVVRLAFGREETTRLLDACKENGVKLCSAMAAATLLAARQSKKLDSGQQETYSVATLINCRQFLEPALDDHNVGFFYSAITNTHKIHGEEGLWELAKRCHDSYISAKNSKKHLTDTADLNFLMCRAIENPQLTTASALRTALVSVFEEPATYDGLSDLQSKAGVEEYVGCATVHGIGPSIGVFDSVRDGQLDCACMYPSPLHSRKQIQEMFDKVKRILGEGCNAGDEKP